The window TCTCGCGGAACCGTTCCCATTCTTCCTTCGGAATTCCTTTAGCCGCGCCTGCGTCGATCTGGTTGCCTATGACAGCAATGTCGGTCAGAACCGCATCGGCCGCGGGCAGAAGTTCCAGCACTTTCGCCCGCCGGTCGTCGGACGCCACCTCGCGCACGACCAGTCCCGCGTTCTCCAGACGGTCTATCAGTACGCTCAGGCTCATCGGAGCGATGCCGAGTTCTGCAGCCAGTTGATGCTGACGCAACGCCGGAAAACGTGCCAGCATGAAAAGCACACGTGCTTCCGCTGCCGTGACAGATATATCCGCCCGGTCGAAACTGCGTTCAAAGATAAATCGGAACCTGCGGCCGACTTCCGCAAACAGCAGGCCGACAGAATCCTGATCCAGCTTCCGATCCATTCGGCAGCACCATCCATATAGTAAGTTAGACTTAATATATGCGCCATATACGAGGCCTGGCACGGTCGTCAACTCGCGAAACGGTGAGGATCTCGGACGACTTCCATTGGAAAGAGTGGCGGATCTCGCTCGCAACTTACTGATTAGTCAATATTTTTATCCACTCTCGAGATGTTCGAAAGGCGTTTTGGGATTGTTTCGCAGCCGCAAACAGACAATTGATGCGCCGCAACAATTAACGATGCACAGCGTTTCGCGCCTATAGAGAGCATTCAAGTAAACTCAGCGAACCTCCCTTGCCTGACAAATATTTTTCACCTAGCCTGAGCAAACGCAGGGGAGTCCCGCCAAGGGGACTGAGAGGCAGACAGGGCAATAGCCCGGTGACGCGACCCTTTGAACCTGACCCAGTTGATACTGGCGTAGGAAGCTAGGGTTCTACCGGCACAATGCCGCAACGAATCCGACAGGCAGACCGTTGCTGCCGATGCGTCCTCTCCACACTCATCTGGTGTCTTTTTGAGACTTGAGCTTGAGGAGCGCCAACATGAACTTTCCCAATCCGAAGATAACCACGGGCGAATTGCCCGCTTCCCGCAAGATTTACGTGCAGGGGAGCATTTATCCTGAAATCCGCGTTCCGATGCGCGAGATCAGGACACACCCTTCCGCCGGAGAACTTCCCCTGCCCGTCTATGACAGTTCCGGCCCCTATACGGACCCGGATGTCGAAAACGACATCTCCAAAGGTCTCGCACCATTGCGTCGCGACTGGATCGAAGCGCGAGGCGATGTCGAAAGCTACGAAGGCCGATCCGTCCGGCCTGAGGACAACGGCTTTGTGAAAGGTGAGCGCCTTGTACCGGAATTTCCGCTTCGGCCGCGTCCGATGAGGGCGCGCGGCGACAGGGCCGTGACCCAACTGGCGTATGCCCGTGCCGGCATCATAACGCCGGAAATGGAGTTCGTAGCGATTCGCGAGAACCAGTTGCATGAGGCGGCCGACACCTCGCGCGACGGCAACGACTGGGGCGCAAGCGTTCCCGACCGCGTAACGCCGGAGTTCGTCCGGAGTGAGGTGGCTGCAGGCCGTGCGATCATTCCGGCCAATATCAACCATCCGGAAAGCGAACCGATGATCATCGGTCGCAATTTTCTGGTGAAGATCAATGCCAATATGGGCACCTCTGCCGTCACATCATCGATGGAAGAGGAGGTGGACAAGCTGGTCTGGGCCACACGTTGGGGGGCGGATACAGTGATGGACCTGTCCACAGGACGAAACATCCACAACACCCGCGAATGGATCATCCGCAACAGTCCAGTGCCCATCGGCACAGTGCCGATCTACCAGGCCTTGGAGAAGGTGGGAGGCGTGGCAGAGGATCTGACGTGGGAGGTGTTCCGCGACACGCTGATCGAACAGGCAGAACAGGGCGTGGATTACTTTACCATCCACGCCGGCGTCCGCCTCCACATGGTGCCAATGACAGTCAATCGTGTCACCGGTATCGTCAGCCGCGGCGGCTCGATCATGGCGAAGTGGTGCCTGCACCATCACAAGGAAAGTTTCCTCTACACACATTTCGCGGAAATCTGCGACATCTGTCGTGCCTATGACGTGAGCTTCTCTTTGGGTGACGGACTGCGCCCCGGATCCATTGCCGATGCCAACGACCAAGCCCAGTTCGCGGAACTCGAAACACTTGGCGAACTCACAAAGATTGCCTGGGCAAAAGATTGTCAGGTGATGATTGAGGGGCCCGGCCATGTCGCGATGCACAAGATCAAGGAGAACATGGACAAGCAATTGGAATGCTGCCACGAGGCACCGTTCTACACACTAGGTCCCCTAACCACCGACATCGCACCCGGTTATGACCATATCACCTCCGGCATCGGTGCGGCCATGATCGGCTGGTACGGTTGTGCAATGCTCTGCTACGTCACCCCGAAGGAACACCTCGGTCTGCCAGACAGGGACGATGTGAAGACCGGCGTGATAACCTACAAGATCGCCGCCCATGCGGCGGACCTGGCCAAAGGCCTTCCAGGGGCGCAGCGTCGGGACGATGCCCTCAGTCGAGCCCGGTTTGAGTTCAGGTGGGAAGATCAGTTCAATCTCTCGCTCGATCCCGAAACCGCCCGTGATTTTCATGATCAGACACTGCCGAAAGAGGCTCACAAGGTGGCCCATTTCTGCTCAATGTGCGGACCCAAGTTCTGTTCAATGCGCATCTCGCATGACATCCGCGCCGAGGCTCAGAAAGAAGGGATGGAAGCAATGGCGGCGCGATTCCGGGAGGCAGGCGAAATCTACCTTCCAGCGGAAGACGCCTCCGCTGACCGCACGGAATGAGCCGCGCGATCCACATTGCCGGTGCGGGGCTTTCGGGCCTTGCATGCGGCTACGAACTGGCCAGGCATGGCCGAAAGGTTGTGATCCACGAGCGGACTGATGCCCCCGGTGCCGGAAGTGTCGCTC of the Algicella marina genome contains:
- a CDS encoding MarR family winged helix-turn-helix transcriptional regulator; its protein translation is MDRKLDQDSVGLLFAEVGRRFRFIFERSFDRADISVTAAEARVLFMLARFPALRQHQLAAELGIAPMSLSVLIDRLENAGLVVREVASDDRRAKVLELLPAADAVLTDIAVIGNQIDAGAAKGIPKEEWERFRETARKVRKNLDTMRCQAQPNEAKDGK
- the thiC gene encoding phosphomethylpyrimidine synthase ThiC gives rise to the protein MNFPNPKITTGELPASRKIYVQGSIYPEIRVPMREIRTHPSAGELPLPVYDSSGPYTDPDVENDISKGLAPLRRDWIEARGDVESYEGRSVRPEDNGFVKGERLVPEFPLRPRPMRARGDRAVTQLAYARAGIITPEMEFVAIRENQLHEAADTSRDGNDWGASVPDRVTPEFVRSEVAAGRAIIPANINHPESEPMIIGRNFLVKINANMGTSAVTSSMEEEVDKLVWATRWGADTVMDLSTGRNIHNTREWIIRNSPVPIGTVPIYQALEKVGGVAEDLTWEVFRDTLIEQAEQGVDYFTIHAGVRLHMVPMTVNRVTGIVSRGGSIMAKWCLHHHKESFLYTHFAEICDICRAYDVSFSLGDGLRPGSIADANDQAQFAELETLGELTKIAWAKDCQVMIEGPGHVAMHKIKENMDKQLECCHEAPFYTLGPLTTDIAPGYDHITSGIGAAMIGWYGCAMLCYVTPKEHLGLPDRDDVKTGVITYKIAAHAADLAKGLPGAQRRDDALSRARFEFRWEDQFNLSLDPETARDFHDQTLPKEAHKVAHFCSMCGPKFCSMRISHDIRAEAQKEGMEAMAARFREAGEIYLPAEDASADRTE